CAGCACTGGACAAACAGCTGGGACCAGCTGCTCAGCTACTGCCTACTGAGCCTGGAGGATGGTGAATTTGGTGGGGAGGTgatgaaaagaaggaagggTCGTGTCAGGAGAAGGGGCAAGGGCATTGGTAAAGCAGGAGATGTGAATGCAGAAGGCACTGCTcagcccctgtccctctgcccagcggtgtggggcaggaggagagcagccaAAGCACTGAGTGAGCGAGAACAGGGAGGACAGGAGTGTAAGAGGGGCGTGGCTGATCCCTGTGGGAGGGATGAGCCATGGCTGAAGGGCCCTGCATGCCAGCAGGAGTGGTGGTGCCATGGCCCAGCAGGTGCCACCcgagctgggctgggtgacaggcctggatgagaggctggagggaGTCCCCTGGTGCAGGGCTGATTGTCCTGGGaatgtccctgctctgggctttgGAGGAGAGAATATGATGCCCATGGACACAATTGTGAATGGGGCAGGATCCTGGATGAGTGACTCTTCAGAATTTCCATGCATCAGGAAAGCCCCTTCCCAACAAGGCTTGACCTCAGGTCCCATCCCAGCAGATGGATGTGTcaccttccctctcccttcatTGCTTGGATGGGTTGCTGGGGATTTCTCTCCCACCACTCCCTCCTATCTCATCTCATCACCTCCAGCCCAAATAACACCCACTTTCACCTCTGACAGCAATGTGCCAAAGGCCCCTGTGGGACTCCACACTCCAACTGGCACCAGACCAGGTGAATTATAAGAAGAATGAAGAAGTGAAGCTGAACTGCCCTGAAGGTTTCCAGCCATCCTTCACCCATGTCAAATGTTCGAGCGAAGTCCAGTCCTTCACTGGTGGGAAACCTGTATACAGAGAAGTCTGGACTGGGAAAAACTCCCGAGGTGCCTGGGTCCACATTCGGTCCAGCGTGGAGTGCAGCGGTAAGGAAGGGATCCGGAGCCCTCTTGGCTGCCTTGCTTTGCCCTTCCTGAGCAGGGAAACCAGGGTGTGGGGCacaggaggttttggggtccgtgctgcccagggaaatggcaGGTGTCAAGTCCAGCCTGCAGGTCACCCCTGAGAGTGTTGATGATAAGGGTCTCCCTGAGGGCTTCTGGCGAGAGCATGTGCACAAAGGGGAAAAGCATGGGAGAGGGATTTGTGGTGAGGCTTGTGGCCAGCACATGGCACCACTGTTGGAGCAGGATGAGAGGGCTTTGCTGCCTGTGTCCTCTCAGATGGTGTGGCAGTGAGTACTACGGCTTGCTCCATGTGAGCTGGGCCCCTCCAGGTTCTGCAGCATGGTGGGTTCAGGCTTAGCACTCTCTTCTCACAGCTTAGGGCATTCAAGTTCCCTCCACGGTGGAACAGAGCTGTACCTGAGGGATTGTAGTGATTCTGGGAGACACATACACCTCAGTTTTGAATCAATGGGGAAAATTTCTTGAGCAGTAATAGTCCACTCATTTGCCCACATTCATTCCTGTTCaactcctcctgctcccctttgAGAGAGCTGCAGTGACCACCTTCagattcttcctttccctcccagTGGGCTGGGTGATGAGCAAAGTTGTCTGACTGCAGCATCCTTGCATGGCTGGGAGTGGAAAGGGAATAACGTGACCTTCTGGCAATCTTTCCTTCACAGAAGTGCTCCAGGTTGACCCTGAGACCTTTGAGATTTCCAGCACCAGCATCAAACTGAAATGGACCTGCAGGTTCCCTGATGCCTGCCAGGGCATGAGGGCCATGTGCCGGCTGGCAGcgccttcctcccctccctgtgaGGCTGAGGAGGTGAATGGAGAGCAGATGTTACACGGCCAGGAGGGAACATTCACCTGCTCCCCTTTGCAGCCCTTCACTGAGTACAGTGTCACCATCGATTTGCCCCCCAACACAACCCTGTTCTCATGGTTGTTCACGACAGAGGAAACAGGTTCGTGCACAGAAGTATCAGAGACAAGGAACAGTCCAGGGTTGTGTCACAGGGTGGATAGATGTTCCCCTCACCTGTCAGCTCAGCCTGATCGTTTGCTCCATGCAGGGATGTGCCTGGGATCAGAGCTGCTTGGGTCCTGTGGAgctctggggaaggggctgggagagccctgagcagggcacaCCCCGTTCTCGTTGTCCCACTCCACACCACGCTGTTgtgcttcccactgctgcagcacacGCAGCCTTTGCAGGGGACAAACCCTTTGTAGGGAGTCCCTTTGCAGCCTGTCCCttggccagcagctgctgcacccTCCTCTGGCCTCAGCCCCTGCTCATGGCCCTGTGTGTGACCCCACTGTCTGTGCTTGCAGTGCCGGACAAAccggagcagctgtggctggatcCCGACAGGGGCTCTCTCAGGTGGAGCTCGCTGCCCTCCTGCAAAGGGGAGATCATCGGATACCAGGTACCAAGGGACCAGGGCAGACCCTCACCTCCCGgcctggagctctgtgcaggcaCAGTGGGAAGTGTGGGAAAGGGACAGCTGAGATGAGCCACAGTTCCCAGCCAGTAAATATCTGGCTGTGATGAGCACAAGGATTTTCTGTGTCATTCTCAACATTCTTTATGCTGTGGAGATGCCCAGAGAGGTGTGAGTGCTCCATGTTCTCTGGGCTTACTTCCTAGGTCTTCTTTGCTTTGAGTCTGGCAGGCTTTTGGAGGTTGGTGTGCAACACATGGTGACGTGTCTTCTGGGGTGTCATCCCAGGGTTTCCTGTGCCTCTTGAATACTTATTTCTGGTTCCTGCCACAGAAAAACTTGTGGCTTGAGTAATCTTCTGAAAGTTCCTCCTGAAAGCCCCTTCTCCAGAAAGCTACACCATTCTGTTGAGTTTTCCTCAATGCACGGCTAGAAGCATCTCCTCTGTCTCTGGATTTGGGACATGTTCCACAACAAAaccctgctctccagcagtgGGAGGGGGTGTGACATTGTTCTCAGAATGCTCTAGGTACTCTCTGAGGACAGAGGTCTCCACAGTATGACAAGGACCTTGCAAGCTGTTTCTTAGCTCTGTCCTGGAGAAACTGTCACACAAACTCTTGACAGCACTGTGAGTCTGTTCAGCTGGTTTCCTGCTCCCAGACACCAGTGCTCATTAAAAGAATCCTTTTGTTCCACTTTCAGTTGCCTTCACTTTTGCGTAAGTCCAGAATACATTTCTGTAAAGACAGCAAGGGAGAATGGCCAGGAATCTCATGACAAATTCAGATGATGCATGGGCAAATGAGGACCCTTCATCTCTATTACTCATGGAAACCTTAGccattctctttttctcttagAGAAAGCCTTCAGAGTCCAGCTTTAcacaagagaaaagagaagctttTCTCTGGTGGAGAATGTCACCACAGTGCCTCTGGTGTTGCAATACACCTGGGGTGACCTGTCCTCAGGCTCAGTACATGTATCTACAGCCCTTCAAACGAGCAgcctccctcttcccttctcaGAGGCTCAGCCCTTTGCTCACAGAGGTTGCTGCTCCCACATCCTGAGTGTTGGCTCCaaattcctcctctcctctgttTTGAGCTCCCCGCATTGGGCCGAGGCTCCTGCCCGTTCCTGTCCGGAGccttccccaggcacagcaggcaggcacagggaagggcaggctggcagggacGTTGCCAGCTGCGGGCACCTTCCCAGCAGGCAGCCGCGAGCTGCTGCgttccagctgtgtctcctgtCCGCAGCTGAGCATCACAGCCAGGAATGTCGGGGACAGCAGCGTGCTGGAGACGGAGCGGCTGCGGCTCAATGGCTCCGTCACCGAGCACCGGCTGCcggagcacagccctggcagcagctacGCCGTGATGATCCAGGGACTGACGGCTGCTGGAGCCGGGGCTGCGCTGATGAGGGAGTTTCACGGCAACAGCAGCTCCGGTGAGCTTTGCTGTGTGGCCGGGCCAGGAGCCTGGGCACGGGCGAGCCGTGCTCGGCAGCCTGCgctgcccggggctgcccctgctgctcGCCCAACCCTGCCGATGCTCATTCCCCGGCTGTTCCCCTGCAGACACCCCGCGCCCCGAGGGCATCAGCTGCCGCAGCGTCCGCGACATCGCCCCATCGCAAGGGACGGCCGTGCTTCCCCTGAGACCCATCGCCCGTGGCTCTGAGGCCGCCAGGTGAGGGCAGCTCCCCaccccccgccccctccccgccgctcTGCAGCCCCGCCATGGCTCTCCCCACGCCAGCGCTGGCCTGCACACGCCTCCCTTCCACTGGCCCCTGGGCCCGCGTCCCACTGCCTTTGGGCCCTGCAGGGAGCACCAGCTGATCGTGGCCGCGACGCACAACGGCTCGCTGATCGAGAGCATCTGCTCGGGGCAGCCACCGCTCTCCAATGCCAGCGTGTACCTGGCCGCTGTTCTCAACCTCACCAACCCCACGGACTTCGTGCTGGGCGACGGCAGCCGCGGCCAGGGCCAGCACAACGCTGCCCTCCGCCTGGGCCGGGACTACACGGTCCTTCTGCGCCTCGTCCGCCCCGGCCCGCAGGTACCGTCGCGGGGCTCCTGCTCTCTGGGGATGCTGCCGGCCGGGGCTGCGCCCCTCGCTGCCTCTGCGCTGGCTGGGAGGCCACGCTCCTGTCCCGTGCCTCGGCACGATGGTGTCCCTGGTCTCCTGGGCCACAGCCGGGTCACTGGGTGGGTGTGGCTAGGCTAGTGCTGCAGGAGTGGGCTGAGCTCTCCCTCCTGTGTCCTCCAACAGGCAGAGAAGTTCACCTGTGTCTGCTACAGCTTCTCTGTTGGTAAGTGTCTCCTTGGGCTCCTGGTGCCCAagcctctctcctgcctcttccctttTGCCAGCCTGGCAGATTCTCTGGAAATGAGCTGACCCAACGCAAGAGCTTTTGGGTCTTACGTGGAACAGAGCAAACTCCCCACACACGGGGTGATCCTCCCTCCCAGAAGAAACCTCATCCAGGACACAGGCATACACACTATGTTAGTTGCAGAGCAGACTGCGGGCCAGTGGCATGGGATTGTGATTGGACTGGTTGTGCTGTTGGCTGTCCTCCTTGTGGCTGCAGTCATCCTGTGGCTTGTGGTCTCCAGGTGAGTAGGAAGGGGACAGGTTCAGCAGGTACATGCACAATGCCAGTTTCTTACCCAGGACTCCCCTTTGCCTTTACAGGAAAAGGAAGTACTTGCCCAACAAAACTAAGGAGGATAATTAAAAAGGTAGGAAAATGCAATTCTGCAGACAACCATCACAGAGGGGACTATCGGGCTATGGGGCAGGTGGGATGAGAGCAGCAATCTCCCAGGAGAACCTGAGtttcaggagaagcagcagtttgTACACTGCACTGACACATCTCCTGATTTGCCTTAGCTGGGGATGGTCAGGATGGCTCTGCCCACTGAGCCCCACATGGAGGCAGAGCCTGGTCCCACGTAGTGctccctgcctggagcagggacaaggTGAGCAAAGACGAGCATCCCAAGGGCTCAGGTCTTTGAGTGACCCATGTCTGTGCCATCCCTCCCGGGAATCTGCAGGGAGGGGTCTCAGGAGGGTCAGGCTGgggggctgctgctctcaccTCAGCACTGACAGGCACCTCCAGGGCCCTGTGgttgggcacagctgggatgaAAGGGTTGGGCTGTGTCAGGCACTGCCGTGTGCTCCAGCCTGTCTCTGACACTGGGTGCCCTTTTTCTCCACAGGTAAAGCTGGCTAGGCTGGAGATCAGTCACTTCAGCCCCAGCCAGGACCATGGAGACATCCTGAGCAAAGGGGACATGGAGAAAATGGGAAGGATGACCCCAGCCCAGTGCTGATGACTGCCATGTCCCCTGGCTCTCCTGTGACTCTGACCAGCACGGGAGTCCCATGAAACTCATCAAATTCAGCAGggcaagaggaaaacagaaggcCGAGGAGAGCTGAGCTTTTCATTCCTCAGCCCCTTCACCTCCCAGGTTTTGCTTACTGCTTTTGTAAGGCCTTTGAATCGGGCTTTCTGTAATCCTTTTTTTCAGGCTTTGCTTTCCTGGAGGCAGGGCTTGTATGCTGGATTTCCCAGTCCCAGACTCACACAGGCTCAGGTTGATGGCATTCTCCTGCTGTCCTCTGGGTTCCCAACTCTTCTGCCCCCTCTGTTGATATTCAGCCAAACCCAGGGCTTTGCTTGGCCTGGCTCAACTGCTTTGTGACTCTGCCTGTTCTGTCAATAAGGAATAAAGGCTTATGGATTGGAGGGGCTGCCGTCCTACACAGCTTCTGCCTGGTCCCCTCATTGCCCCTGTCAGGTCATATTCCCCTGCAGGGAGCTGACAGTGCCTTGTTGAGGGGAGCCAcgagcagggctgctgtgacCCTGTATTCCCCTAGAGGTACCTAACAGCTTTTCTGACCTACTGAGCTGCGCTGGACAGTTCTAATGTGAGTTTGGAGCAGATGTGTGGTGGGAATCCATCAAGGGCGATGGCCCTCCACACATATTTTGGCCAAGAGTGTATTCTGTGCCCATGCTGTGGCATCTCTGGGCTTTCAGCTCCCTTGTTGCCCCTGTGCACAGTCAAAcctggaagaaaagcaaagatcaACAGTCACCACCACCATGGCCTTTATTGGTGAGACACAGGACAGAAAGCCACGGGGTCACTCCTGGTTCTGAATTCTCCTGCCTTTGTGCAGCAAAGACAGCACCTGTTTCTGTGGTGCTGCTTGAACCACATCCAGGATATTCAGGTCAAGCCACTGTAACCTGGGATTGCCATTGTGCAGCCACAGGCTGATGAGAGAGCCTCTGTGGAGCTGGTAGGATTGTGGCACttggagcagcaccaggaagaGATTGTGTGGGGTTTGAAGGACCAGTTTAGCCCTGCAGGACCATGGGTTTTCccactcttggctcttgttGACTTTGGGCTTCATGCTTCTCCCAAAGTAGGACAGGTATCCTGTGCTCCTGAGCACCATGGATTTTACAGCAGTTTGAGACTTCTCTGACCAAACACAATGTGGGTGTTGGTGCTACCTCACTTTCCTTGGGCTTCCTGAGGGGACAAGGGAACCTGGATGGGACAGCTCTTCTCTTCATCCTTGGCAAGGGAGAATAGGTGAAGTCTTGGTGCCTCTGCTCTGGTCTACATACTCAGGCTGTGATTCAGATAAGTTCCTTCATAAAATGCTGGGCACAGGGTCAGGTTCCCATTTCAACACCTGGCCAAAATTTGGAGACAGTCTAGTCTGTGTTCTCCAACCACAGAGGACCCTTGGGGTGGTTTCTCAGGGGAGTGAAGAATCTTGGAGTCATGCacatcccttttttccccctcttgcTTCCTCTGTTACTAATGAAGGGCTGTCCAGGGAGTCAAAGTCCCATCCAGAGACAGGCCGTGGTCATGCCCCTACTTGAAATTCCCATAGGTTTCAAATGAATTCAAATAACTGAGGGCTAGTTCATAGCAGAGCCCATACTGTTCCTGTGGATAAAAGGATGCACATGAGACTCTGGTGGACCAACATCTGCAGTGGCATGTCAGCATTGGTCTCCAACAGCTTCCTGACACACAGCATGCCAGACACAGGTGCAGtccaccctcctcctcccagctggagTCCACCTTCCCCTGCTGAGGAATCCAGGCAtgtgctccaggagctggaaggaTGGACTACACCAGCATTGGAACCAGCTGGTTTTGGCAGGAGAGCCAAGCTCCACGACACAAAGTGTTAAGTAGGCAGGTGGACCAGAAAGGGGCCACTCATCATGCAGGATACTTTGGTGCCCGTTCAGTTCTGCAGAACCTGCCACTGAGGGAGTGGGTAtgtcccagcagcagaaaatggagTTTTCAAAGATCTCATCAGCACCTGGCCTCAGGATGATCTGAGCACAGAAGGGCTTGGGCAGCTACTGGGGCAATGCAAGATATGGCTCTTGTTTTGGTGTTGCCATATCAGCTGGGTTTGAAGTCAGCACCTACcacatttttaatgaactgTCTTCGCCTCCTCTTCAGCATCCTCACAGCCTGGGATACATCCACCATGCCCTCGCTTTGGATCTGCTCACACAGGaaaccagcagcacagaagatCCCACTCCGGCTGGCTCCATCCCTGTGGAGGAGGGCAAGGGGAGCTTCATTTGCTCTGCGATGGCAggtggcagggctgagcctcAGAGGTGTCCCCCTAGACCCCCACACTCTCAGGATGATCTTGGCCACAGATGCCACACCCAACCAGCCTCCACAGAGAAGCCTTCCTCTCTTAACATAGCTGAATTCATATCCATACATCCACCCGAGATGGAACTATCACCAATGTCACTGACACAGCctgagctgtgtccagctctgtgCCATGGCTGCTCCTCTAGGAGACATCACTCACCAGCAGGTGACAAGGATACGTCCGTCTTGGCTCTGCCGATGGTGTGTCTCCACCTTCCCTAGCAGGCTGATGATGGTGCCAGGGTGTGgaggaaggtgctgctgcatgGGCCAGTCTGTCAATTGATGTAACTGGATTTCCATTGCAGATTTCTTGGGCTAGTGGGGAAGAAAGACACGGCAGAGACCTATTGGCTTCatggagggaaggggagggacaGTGCATGCCAGTCCTGGCTCAGCCATGCACACTGGATCAAGAGAGCAGCTCCACAGTGGGACGTGCCACTCCAGATTTTGCTCTTCTCCACCAAGTGCTCTGAGAGCAACAGATAGACAGAGCATAAGTGAAGAGGTgagcaccagctgcagctcagactGACACAAGTCCTGTGTCCAGCTGCCTGCAGTAGTTCCCCCTCCATGAACCACTGAGATGCACAAACTCCATCCACAGCTGCTGTCCTCCAGTTGGAAAGGCACACAAAACCACCTCTGAGTTGtacctctgcctgcagcctcaCTTTCTTGGGATTAACCTCTCTGCCAAGGCAAAAGACTCTGCTCTGACCATGCCTTGCCAGGACCCCACCAGATCCCTCTGCCATCTCTAGCTGTGACTTTGACCCCAAATTAAAGCCTATTGACAGCTGCTCTTCCCATCTCTTGCAAAGATTCTTCTCAAAGGAGTTTGCCAGCTCTGAGCAAAGGGCCCACCTGCTGCCTGTTGCTGAGGTCAAGTGTCCAGGTTGTGAAGCCAGCCCCAGGCTCCTCTGAGATGATCTGGACATGGAAACGGCCATAGTCATCTTCGCCCTGGGTGGGCCAGAAGTGCACATAGGTCTGGGGGAGGGCGAGAGGTGCATGATCACACATGGCCCCCACCTGCACGCAGGGCAGAACTCGGCCCCTCACGTGGATGGGCTCACACCATCCCCTCGCCCATAAGCCGCATGCACATGGCTCTGCCAGACACTTGCTGGGCACCaacccagtgctgcagccagaaaATAACACTGCATCAGAGAGGACACCTGGGTAGGGGTCAACAAAACCTGAGGGATGCTCATTTGCAGTGAAACCAAGGACAGCCCACTGCTGTGGAGCTGTGGTGCTGGCACTGTCCTCAGGGCTCTCCCAGGTGGAGCCCCACAAGCTTGCAGTAAGTTCTGGTGCAAACAGGGCTCTCATGGTAAGATCCATGCAGAGGCAAAGGCAGAAATCACACTACTTGGCCCCATAGGGAATcaggagaggggagagctgTGCTTGGGCTGCTGACCTTGTCCAGCTCGTGGAGTTGATTCAGCACAACTACCGATGTGCAAGTGTAATCCCAGACCAGAGCCCAGAAATCCACCAGCGTGGTGGGGAAAGGCAGCTGGGTGATGATGATTCTCTCCTTCTCGGTGTATGTCTGCAAAAGACACGACGATGTGTGTGGGGGAGAGTCCCACAATCCCCGAGAGCCCTTCCCACAGCGGGAACGGCTCCCTCCCGCCCTGCTGAGATGGAGAAGACAGAggccaccccagccctgctcagagcagctcatGTTTGCGCCCCGCTGCCCTCTCAGCTCATCacagccgggctcagctcccagcaggctGCGGCTGGCACACGCTGCTACGCTGCCTGGGCAGGTAGGGCTCCGCCGATCGCGATCGCGGGGGCCatctcctggcagcagggccagcagtcACCGTGAAGGAGTCCGAGGGTTGTCACACCTCAGCCCGGGCGGGGTGCTCTAGCCTGCCCTTGAGCAGAGCTGCGCAGGAGGGTCCCTGCTGCCCCGAGCAGCTCCCGCTCTCGCCGCGGCCGGAGCCTTACGCTGGCAAACACGGCGTTGATGTAAGCTGGTGAGCCATCTGCGTTCACCGAGGACATCAGGATGGGCCGGCAGGAATCTGCTGCAGAGGCAaggcacagagagagggaaatgatGGGTCATTCTCTCCCTACAGAGAGTCCTACAGAACTTCTTCCCTACAGAAGTcccctgcccttctcctgcaACAACTGCAGTCAATGGGCTGGAGAAGATTGAACGGACAGGCACCACTACACCCACGGCTGTGACCACTCAGGGCACCCTGATTAAGGGATGCCCAAAACCCTAAGGCTGATCCACCCTCCTCATTGCTCCTTGATGTGCCTCATCCGAGCTTCTCCACTGGGAAAGTTTAGACCAGGGACATATTTATCCCAGGTGTACCTCATGTACCTCCAACAGGCTCAGAGGGAATCAGCCTAATCTGTATTTATTAGCTACTAAGCAGAA
This sequence is a window from Vidua chalybeata isolate OUT-0048 chromosome Z, bVidCha1 merged haplotype, whole genome shotgun sequence. Protein-coding genes within it:
- the LOC128781846 gene encoding uncharacterized protein LOC128781846 isoform X2, whose translation is MALQSLALRFLLHLLASLLSTHGQEELFNIQIVPQGTAMCQRPLWDSTLQLAPDQVNYKKNEEVKLNCPEGFQPSFTHVKCSSEVQSFTGGKPVYREVWTGKNSRGAWVHIRSSVECSEVLQVDPETFEISSTSIKLKWTCRFPDACQGMRAMCRLAAPSSPPCEAEEVNGEQMLHGQEGTFTCSPLQPFTEYSVTIDLPPNTTLFSWLFTTEETVPDKPEQLWLDPDRGSLRWSSLPSCKGEIIGYQLSITARNVGDSSVLETERLRLNGSVTEHRLPEHSPGSSYAVMIQGLTAAGAGAALMREFHGNSSSDTPRPEGISCRSVRDIAPSQGTAVLPLRPIARGSEAAREHQLIVAATHNGSLIESICSGQPPLSNASVYLAAVLNLTNPTDFVLGDGSRGQGQHNAALRLGRDYTVLLRLVRPGPQAEKFTCVCYSFSVDCGPVAWDCDWTGCAVGCPPCGCSHPVACGLQEKEVLAQQN
- the LOC128781846 gene encoding uncharacterized protein LOC128781846 isoform X1; this encodes MALQSLALRFLLHLLASLLSTHGQEELFNIQIVPQGTAMCQRPLWDSTLQLAPDQVNYKKNEEVKLNCPEGFQPSFTHVKCSSEVQSFTGGKPVYREVWTGKNSRGAWVHIRSSVECSEVLQVDPETFEISSTSIKLKWTCRFPDACQGMRAMCRLAAPSSPPCEAEEVNGEQMLHGQEGTFTCSPLQPFTEYSVTIDLPPNTTLFSWLFTTEETVPDKPEQLWLDPDRGSLRWSSLPSCKGEIIGYQLSITARNVGDSSVLETERLRLNGSVTEHRLPEHSPGSSYAVMIQGLTAAGAGAALMREFHGNSSSDTPRPEGISCRSVRDIAPSQGTAVLPLRPIARGSEAAREHQLIVAATHNGSLIESICSGQPPLSNASVYLAAVLNLTNPTDFVLGDGSRGQGQHNAALRLGRDYTVLLRLVRPGPQAEKFTCVCYSFSVVAEQTAGQWHGIVIGLVVLLAVLLVAAVILWLVVSRKRKYLPNKTKEDN
- the LOC128781846 gene encoding uncharacterized protein LOC128781846 isoform X3 — translated: MALQSLALRFLLHLLASLLSTHGQEELFNIQIVPQGTAMCQRPLWDSTLQLAPDQVNYKKNEEVKLNCPEGFQPSFTHVKCSSEVQSFTGGKPVYREVWTGKNSRGAWVHIRSSVECSEVLQVDPETFEISSTSIKLKWTCRFPDACQGMRAMCRLAAPSSPPCEAEEVNGEQMLHGQEGTFTCSPLQPFTEYSVTIDLPPNTTLFSWLFTTEETVPDKPEQLWLDPDRGSLRWSSLPSCKGEIIGYQLSITARNVGDSSVLETERLRLNGSVTEHRLPEHSPGSSYAVMIQGLTAAGAGAALMREFHGNSSSDTPRPEGISCRSVRDIAPSQGTAVLPLRPIARGSEAAREHQLIVAATHNGSLIESICSGQPPLSNASVYLAAVLNLTNPTDFVLGDGSRGQGQHNAALRLGRDYTVLLRLVRPGPQAEKFTCVCYSFSVEETSSRTQAYTLC